The following proteins come from a genomic window of Hydrogenobacter sp.:
- a CDS encoding FeoA family protein, whose translation MNLEEVKPGTQVMIQDLVGKQDVLRRVEAMGLRRGKRVEVLQSLGRTILLKLNNSRLVISKDIARNISVK comes from the coding sequence ATGAACCTGGAAGAGGTAAAACCTGGTACTCAAGTCATGATACAGGATCTCGTAGGAAAACAGGATGTGTTGAGGAGAGTAGAAGCTATGGGGTTGAGACGTGGAAAGAGGGTTGAGGTACTCCAAAGCCTTGGTAGAACTATATTACTTAAACTTAACAACTCAAGACTTGTAATAAGTAAGGATATTGCCAGAAACATATCTGTAAAATGA